From a region of the Pongo pygmaeus isolate AG05252 chromosome 5, NHGRI_mPonPyg2-v2.0_pri, whole genome shotgun sequence genome:
- the ATF6B gene encoding cyclic AMP-dependent transcription factor ATF-6 beta isoform X4: protein MAELMLLSEIADPTRFFTDNLLSPEDWDSTLYSGLDEVAEEQTQLFRCPEQDVPFDGSSLDVGMDVSPPEPPWELLPIFPDLQVKSEPSSPCSSSSLSSESSRLSTEPSSEALGVGEVLHVKTESLAPPLCLLGDDPTSSFETVQINVVPTSDDSSDVQTKIEPVSPCSSINSEASLLSADSSSQAFIGEEVLEVKTESLSPSGCLLWDVPAPSLGAVQISMGPSPDGSSGKALPTRKPPLQPKPVVLTTVPVPPRAVPPSTTVLLQPLVQPPPVSPVVLIQGAIRVQPEGPAPSLPRPERKSIVPAPMPGNSCPPEVDAKLLKRQQRMIKNRESACQSRRKKKEYLQGLEARLQAVLADNQQLRRENAALRRRLEALLAENSELKLGSGNRKVVCIMVFLLFIAFNFGPVSISEPPSAPISPWMNKGEPQPRRHLLGFSEQEPVHGVEPLQGSSQGPKEPQPSPTDQPSFSNLTAFPGGTKELLLRDLDQLFLSSDCRHFNRTESLRLADELSGWVQRHQRGRRKIPQRAQERQSQPRKKSPPVKAVPIQPPGPPERDSVGQLQLYRHPDRSQPAFLDAIDRREDTFYVVSFRRDHLLLPAISHNKTSRPKMSLVMPAMAPNETLSGRGAPGDYEEMMQIECEVMDTRVIHIKTSTVPPSLRKQPSPPPGNATGGPLPASAASQAHQASHQPLYLNHP, encoded by the exons atGGCGGAGCTGATGCTCCTCAGCGAGATTGCTGACCCGACGCGTTTCTTCACCGACAACCTGCTTAGCCCGGAGGACTGGG ACAGCACCTTGTATTCTGGCCTAGATGAAGTGGCCGAGGAGCAGACGCAGCTCTTCCGTTGCCCGGAGCAGGATGTCCCG TTTGACGGCAGCTCCCTGGACGTGGGGATGGATGTCAGCCCCCCTGAGCCCCCATGGGAACTCCTGCCGATCTTCCCAG ATCTTCAGGTGAAGTCTGAGCCATCTTCcccctgctcttcctcctccctcagctccGAGTCATCACGTCTCTCCACAGAGCCATCCAGTGAG GCTCTTGGGGTAGGGGAGGTGctccatgtgaagacagagtcCTTGGCACCCCCACTGTGTCTCCTGGGAGATGACCCAACATCCTCATTTGAAACCGTCCAGATCAACGTAGTCCCCACCTCTGATGATTCCTCAG ATGTCCAGACCAAGATAGAACCTGTCTCTCCATGTTCTTCCATCAACTCTGAGGCCTCCCTGCTCTCAGCCGACTCCTCCAGCCAG GCTTTTATAGGAGAGGAGGTCCTGGAAGTGAAGACAGAATCCCTGTCCCCTTCAGGATGCCTCCTGTGGGATGTCCCAGCCCCCTCACTTGGAGCTGTCCAGATCAGCATGGGCCCATCCCCTGATGGCTCCTCAG GGAAAGCCCTGCCCACCCGGAAGCCGCCACTGCAGCCCAAACCTGTGGTGCTAACCACTGTCCCAGTGCCACCCAGAGCTGTGCCTCCCAGTACCACCGTCCTTCTGCAGCCCCTCGTCCAGCCACCTCCAG TGTCCCCAGTTGTCCTCATCCAGGGTGCTATTCGAGTCCAGCCTGAAGGGCCGGCTCCCTCTCTACCACGGCCTGAGAGGAAGAGCATCGTTCCTGCTCCTATGCCTGGAAACTCCTGCCCGCCTGAAGTGGAT GCAAAGCTGCTGAAGCGGCAGCAGCGAATGATCAAGAACCGGGAGTCAGCCTGCCAGTCccggagaaagaagaaagagtatcTGCAGGGACTGGAGGCTCGGCTGCAGGCAGTACTGGCTGACAACCAGCAGCTCCGCCGGGAGAATGCTGCCCTCCGGCGGCGGCTGGAGGCCCTGCTGGCTGAA AACAGCGAGCTCAAGTTAGGATCTGGAAACAGGAAGGTGGTCTGCATCATGGTCTTCCTTCTCTTCATTGCCTTCAACTTTGGACCTGTCAG CATCAGTGAGCCTCCTTCAGCTCCCATCTCTCCTTGGATGAACAAGGGGGAGCCTCAACCCCGGAGACACTTGCTGGGGTTCTCAGAGCAAGAGCCAGTTCATGGAGTTGAACCTCTCCAGGGGTCCTCCCAGGGCCCTAAggagccccagcccagccccacagACCAGCCCAGTTTCAg CAACCTGACAGCCTTCCCTGGGGGCACCAAGGAGCTACTACTAAGAGACCTAGACCAGCTCTTCCTCTCCTCTGATTGCCGGCACTTCAACCGCACCGAGTCCCTGAG GCTTGCTGACGAGTTGAGCGGCTGGGTCCAGCGCCACCAGAGAGGCCGGCGGAAGATCCCTCAGAGGGCCCAGGAGAGACAG TCTCAGCCACGGAAGAAGTCACCTCCAGTTAAGGCAGTCCCCATCCAACCCCCTGGACCCCCGGAAAG GGATTCTGTGGGCCAGCTGCAACTGTATCGCCACCCAGACCGTTCGCAGCCAGCGTTCTTGGATGCAATTGACCGACGGGAAGACACGTTTTATGTTGTCTCTTTCCGAAGG GACCACCTGCTGCTCCCAGCCATCAGCCACAACAAGACCTCCCGGCCCAAGATGTCCCTGGTGATGCCTGCCATGGCCCCCAATG AGACCCTTTCAGGCCGTGGGGCCCCGGGGGACTATGAGGAGATGATGCAGATCGAGTGTGAGGTCATGGACACCAGGGTGATTCACATCAAGACCTCCACAGTGCCCCCCTCGCTCCGAAAACAGCCATCCCCACCACCAGGCAATGCCACAGGTGGCCCCTTGCCAGCCTCTGCAGCCAGCCAGGCCCACCAGGCCTCCCACCAGCCCCTCTACCTCAATCATCCCTGA
- the ATF6B gene encoding cyclic AMP-dependent transcription factor ATF-6 beta isoform X6, whose product MAELMLLSEIADPTRFFTDNLLSPEDWGLQNSTLYSGLDEVAEEQTQLFRCPEQDVPFDGSSLDVGMDVSPPEPPWELLPIFPDLQVKSEPSSPCSSSSLSSESSRLSTEPSSEALGVGEVLHVKTESLAPPLCLLGDDPTSSFETVQINVVPTSDDSSDVQTKIEPVSPCSSINSEASLLSADSSSQAFIGEEVLEVKTESLSPSGCLLWDVPAPSLGAVQISMGPSPDGSSGKALPTRKPPLQPKPVVLTTVPVPPRAVPPSTTVLLQPLVQPPPVSPVVLIQGAIRVQPEGPAPSLPRPERKSIVPAPMPGNSCPPEVDAKLLKRQQRMIKNRESACQSRRKKKEYLQGLEARLQAVLADNQQLRRENAALRRRLEALLAENSELKLGSGNRKVVCIMVFLLFIAFNFGPVSISEPPSAPISPWMNKGEPQPRRHLLGFSEQEPVHGVEPLQGSSQGPKEPQPSPTDQPSFRLADELSGWVQRHQRGRRKIPQRAQERQSQPRKKSPPVKAVPIQPPGPPERDSVGQLQLYRHPDRSQPAFLDAIDRREDTFYVVSFRRDHLLLPAISHNKTSRPKMSLVMPAMAPNETLSGRGAPGDYEEMMQIECEVMDTRVIHIKTSTVPPSLRKQPSPPPGNATGGPLPASAASQAHQASHQPLYLNHP is encoded by the exons atGGCGGAGCTGATGCTCCTCAGCGAGATTGCTGACCCGACGCGTTTCTTCACCGACAACCTGCTTAGCCCGGAGGACTGGGGTCTGCAGA ACAGCACCTTGTATTCTGGCCTAGATGAAGTGGCCGAGGAGCAGACGCAGCTCTTCCGTTGCCCGGAGCAGGATGTCCCG TTTGACGGCAGCTCCCTGGACGTGGGGATGGATGTCAGCCCCCCTGAGCCCCCATGGGAACTCCTGCCGATCTTCCCAG ATCTTCAGGTGAAGTCTGAGCCATCTTCcccctgctcttcctcctccctcagctccGAGTCATCACGTCTCTCCACAGAGCCATCCAGTGAG GCTCTTGGGGTAGGGGAGGTGctccatgtgaagacagagtcCTTGGCACCCCCACTGTGTCTCCTGGGAGATGACCCAACATCCTCATTTGAAACCGTCCAGATCAACGTAGTCCCCACCTCTGATGATTCCTCAG ATGTCCAGACCAAGATAGAACCTGTCTCTCCATGTTCTTCCATCAACTCTGAGGCCTCCCTGCTCTCAGCCGACTCCTCCAGCCAG GCTTTTATAGGAGAGGAGGTCCTGGAAGTGAAGACAGAATCCCTGTCCCCTTCAGGATGCCTCCTGTGGGATGTCCCAGCCCCCTCACTTGGAGCTGTCCAGATCAGCATGGGCCCATCCCCTGATGGCTCCTCAG GGAAAGCCCTGCCCACCCGGAAGCCGCCACTGCAGCCCAAACCTGTGGTGCTAACCACTGTCCCAGTGCCACCCAGAGCTGTGCCTCCCAGTACCACCGTCCTTCTGCAGCCCCTCGTCCAGCCACCTCCAG TGTCCCCAGTTGTCCTCATCCAGGGTGCTATTCGAGTCCAGCCTGAAGGGCCGGCTCCCTCTCTACCACGGCCTGAGAGGAAGAGCATCGTTCCTGCTCCTATGCCTGGAAACTCCTGCCCGCCTGAAGTGGAT GCAAAGCTGCTGAAGCGGCAGCAGCGAATGATCAAGAACCGGGAGTCAGCCTGCCAGTCccggagaaagaagaaagagtatcTGCAGGGACTGGAGGCTCGGCTGCAGGCAGTACTGGCTGACAACCAGCAGCTCCGCCGGGAGAATGCTGCCCTCCGGCGGCGGCTGGAGGCCCTGCTGGCTGAA AACAGCGAGCTCAAGTTAGGATCTGGAAACAGGAAGGTGGTCTGCATCATGGTCTTCCTTCTCTTCATTGCCTTCAACTTTGGACCTGTCAG CATCAGTGAGCCTCCTTCAGCTCCCATCTCTCCTTGGATGAACAAGGGGGAGCCTCAACCCCGGAGACACTTGCTGGGGTTCTCAGAGCAAGAGCCAGTTCATGGAGTTGAACCTCTCCAGGGGTCCTCCCAGGGCCCTAAggagccccagcccagccccacagACCAGCCCAGTTTCAg GCTTGCTGACGAGTTGAGCGGCTGGGTCCAGCGCCACCAGAGAGGCCGGCGGAAGATCCCTCAGAGGGCCCAGGAGAGACAG TCTCAGCCACGGAAGAAGTCACCTCCAGTTAAGGCAGTCCCCATCCAACCCCCTGGACCCCCGGAAAG GGATTCTGTGGGCCAGCTGCAACTGTATCGCCACCCAGACCGTTCGCAGCCAGCGTTCTTGGATGCAATTGACCGACGGGAAGACACGTTTTATGTTGTCTCTTTCCGAAGG GACCACCTGCTGCTCCCAGCCATCAGCCACAACAAGACCTCCCGGCCCAAGATGTCCCTGGTGATGCCTGCCATGGCCCCCAATG AGACCCTTTCAGGCCGTGGGGCCCCGGGGGACTATGAGGAGATGATGCAGATCGAGTGTGAGGTCATGGACACCAGGGTGATTCACATCAAGACCTCCACAGTGCCCCCCTCGCTCCGAAAACAGCCATCCCCACCACCAGGCAATGCCACAGGTGGCCCCTTGCCAGCCTCTGCAGCCAGCCAGGCCCACCAGGCCTCCCACCAGCCCCTCTACCTCAATCATCCCTGA
- the ATF6B gene encoding cyclic AMP-dependent transcription factor ATF-6 beta isoform X8 → MAELMLLSEIADPTRFFTDNLLSPEDWGLQNSTLYSGLDEVAEEQTQLFRCPEQDVPFDGSSLDVGMDVSPPEPPWELLPIFPDLQVKSEPSSPCSSSSLSSESSRLSTEPSSEALGVGEVLHVKTESLAPPLCLLGDDPTSSFETVQINVVPTSDDSSDVQTKIEPVSPCSSINSEASLLSADSSSQAFIGEEVLEVKTESLSPSGCLLWDVPAPSLGAVQISMGPSPDGSSGKALPTRKPPLQPKPVVLTTVPVPPRAVPPSTTVLLQPLVQPPPVSPVVLIQGAIRVQPEGPAPSLPRPERKSIVPAPMPGNSCPPEVDAKLLKRQQRMIKNRESACQSRRKKKEYLQGLEARLQAVLADNQQLRRENAALRRRLEALLAENSELKLGSGNRKVVCIMVFLLFIAFNFGPVSISEPPSAPISPWMNKGEPQPRRHLLGFSEQEPVHGVEPLQGSSQGPKEPQPSPTDQPSFSNLTAFPGGTKELLLRDLDQLFLSSDCRHFNRTESLRLADELSGWVQRHQRGRRKIPQRAQERQSLDTSPSRSLSHGRSHLQLRQSPSNPLDPRKGILWASCNCIATQTVRSQRSWMQLTDGKTRFMLSLSEGTTCCSQPSATTRPPGPRCPW, encoded by the exons atGGCGGAGCTGATGCTCCTCAGCGAGATTGCTGACCCGACGCGTTTCTTCACCGACAACCTGCTTAGCCCGGAGGACTGGGGTCTGCAGA ACAGCACCTTGTATTCTGGCCTAGATGAAGTGGCCGAGGAGCAGACGCAGCTCTTCCGTTGCCCGGAGCAGGATGTCCCG TTTGACGGCAGCTCCCTGGACGTGGGGATGGATGTCAGCCCCCCTGAGCCCCCATGGGAACTCCTGCCGATCTTCCCAG ATCTTCAGGTGAAGTCTGAGCCATCTTCcccctgctcttcctcctccctcagctccGAGTCATCACGTCTCTCCACAGAGCCATCCAGTGAG GCTCTTGGGGTAGGGGAGGTGctccatgtgaagacagagtcCTTGGCACCCCCACTGTGTCTCCTGGGAGATGACCCAACATCCTCATTTGAAACCGTCCAGATCAACGTAGTCCCCACCTCTGATGATTCCTCAG ATGTCCAGACCAAGATAGAACCTGTCTCTCCATGTTCTTCCATCAACTCTGAGGCCTCCCTGCTCTCAGCCGACTCCTCCAGCCAG GCTTTTATAGGAGAGGAGGTCCTGGAAGTGAAGACAGAATCCCTGTCCCCTTCAGGATGCCTCCTGTGGGATGTCCCAGCCCCCTCACTTGGAGCTGTCCAGATCAGCATGGGCCCATCCCCTGATGGCTCCTCAG GGAAAGCCCTGCCCACCCGGAAGCCGCCACTGCAGCCCAAACCTGTGGTGCTAACCACTGTCCCAGTGCCACCCAGAGCTGTGCCTCCCAGTACCACCGTCCTTCTGCAGCCCCTCGTCCAGCCACCTCCAG TGTCCCCAGTTGTCCTCATCCAGGGTGCTATTCGAGTCCAGCCTGAAGGGCCGGCTCCCTCTCTACCACGGCCTGAGAGGAAGAGCATCGTTCCTGCTCCTATGCCTGGAAACTCCTGCCCGCCTGAAGTGGAT GCAAAGCTGCTGAAGCGGCAGCAGCGAATGATCAAGAACCGGGAGTCAGCCTGCCAGTCccggagaaagaagaaagagtatcTGCAGGGACTGGAGGCTCGGCTGCAGGCAGTACTGGCTGACAACCAGCAGCTCCGCCGGGAGAATGCTGCCCTCCGGCGGCGGCTGGAGGCCCTGCTGGCTGAA AACAGCGAGCTCAAGTTAGGATCTGGAAACAGGAAGGTGGTCTGCATCATGGTCTTCCTTCTCTTCATTGCCTTCAACTTTGGACCTGTCAG CATCAGTGAGCCTCCTTCAGCTCCCATCTCTCCTTGGATGAACAAGGGGGAGCCTCAACCCCGGAGACACTTGCTGGGGTTCTCAGAGCAAGAGCCAGTTCATGGAGTTGAACCTCTCCAGGGGTCCTCCCAGGGCCCTAAggagccccagcccagccccacagACCAGCCCAGTTTCAg CAACCTGACAGCCTTCCCTGGGGGCACCAAGGAGCTACTACTAAGAGACCTAGACCAGCTCTTCCTCTCCTCTGATTGCCGGCACTTCAACCGCACCGAGTCCCTGAG GCTTGCTGACGAGTTGAGCGGCTGGGTCCAGCGCCACCAGAGAGGCCGGCGGAAGATCCCTCAGAGGGCCCAGGAGAGACAG TCCTTAGATACTTCTCCTTCCAGAAGTCTCAGCCACGGAAGAAGTCACCTCCAGTTAAGGCAGTCCCCATCCAACCCCCTGGACCCCCGGAAAG GGATTCTGTGGGCCAGCTGCAACTGTATCGCCACCCAGACCGTTCGCAGCCAGCGTTCTTGGATGCAATTGACCGACGGGAAGACACGTTTTATGTTGTCTCTTTCCGAAGG GACCACCTGCTGCTCCCAGCCATCAGCCACAACAAGACCTCCCGGCCCAAGATGTCCCTGGTGA